In Methanococcoides sp. LMO-2, a single window of DNA contains:
- a CDS encoding VOC family protein produces the protein MPAIAHFDLPADDLERARKFYTELFDWKIEKVEGPFEYYFIETTDLEGNPGVAGGMGLRGSPEQRITNFVEVTSVDEYCDRVKELGGMVLQTKMPVPGYGYLAVCMDTEENTFGLWEIDENAE, from the coding sequence ATGCCAGCTATTGCACATTTTGACCTGCCGGCCGATGACCTTGAGCGGGCAAGGAAGTTCTATACTGAACTATTTGACTGGAAAATAGAGAAAGTTGAGGGACCATTTGAGTATTACTTCATCGAGACCACAGACCTTGAAGGCAATCCAGGTGTAGCAGGAGGGATGGGTCTTCGAGGAAGTCCTGAACAGAGGATAACCAATTTTGTTGAAGTAACCTCGGTGGACGAATATTGCGACCGCGTGAAGGAACTCGGTGGCATGGTGCTTCAGACAAAGATGCCCGTGCCGGGCTATGGTTATCTTGCAGTTTGCATGGATACCGAAGAGAACACTTTTGGTTTATGGGAAATTGATGAGAACGCAGAGTAA
- a CDS encoding 2-oxoacid:acceptor oxidoreductase subunit alpha: MSTDLVIRVGGTAGQGLQTIGVALAKTFKKSGFNVFATQFYLSRVRGGHNTFQVRVSDEPIRAMTERVDILIALDEESIEEQVEEMTDGVIIFDSDVIKIDNNTDTNNGLFFHVPMLKIAKDVCGNKIYSNSVASGAALGLMCFEFDYLAKVLTEAFRKKGDEIVDNNVKAARAGYDYARENYSSGCKFSVGEPTDRDGRMLIAGNDAVGLGALAAGLQFLAAYPMTPSTGVMTYVAANADDFNVVVEQAEDEIAALNMVLGASFAGARAMTTTSGGGFSLMAEALGLAGITETPAVIFLSQRPGPATGLPTMTEQGDLQFVLTAAQGEFPRCVLAPGTPDDCFYLTAEAFNIADKYQIPVFVMSDQYLADSLFTCEKFDPSKVTINRYLLSDEELDEKGEYKRYEITPTGISPRAIPGQAGALVAADSDEHNEYGHIDQTIENRILMNEKRMKKLELLREEIKPPHLYGPKDAQITLVGWGSTYGPLMEVVNILINEGHSVNHLHFTHVFPLPVESVSDVLGNSEKIVCVENNATGQFARLLECETGVKISEKILRSDGKPYSPESIIRELREKEVI; the protein is encoded by the coding sequence ATGAGTACAGATCTTGTAATAAGAGTAGGAGGAACCGCAGGCCAGGGATTGCAGACCATAGGGGTCGCACTTGCAAAGACCTTCAAGAAAAGCGGTTTCAACGTATTTGCCACACAGTTCTATCTTTCAAGGGTAAGAGGTGGTCATAACACGTTCCAGGTACGTGTAAGCGATGAACCAATAAGGGCAATGACCGAGAGGGTGGATATACTGATAGCTCTCGATGAGGAATCCATTGAGGAGCAGGTCGAGGAAATGACCGATGGGGTCATCATATTTGATAGTGATGTCATTAAGATCGATAACAACACTGATACTAACAACGGTCTCTTTTTCCACGTCCCGATGCTGAAGATCGCAAAGGATGTCTGTGGTAACAAGATCTATTCCAATTCCGTGGCAAGTGGTGCTGCCCTCGGCCTGATGTGCTTTGAGTTCGATTACCTTGCAAAGGTGCTGACAGAAGCTTTCAGGAAGAAAGGTGATGAGATCGTTGATAACAACGTCAAGGCAGCACGAGCAGGTTATGATTATGCCAGGGAGAACTACTCTTCAGGTTGCAAGTTCTCTGTGGGTGAACCTACGGACAGGGATGGGAGGATGCTCATTGCAGGCAACGATGCGGTAGGACTTGGTGCTCTTGCTGCAGGCTTACAGTTCCTGGCAGCATATCCCATGACACCATCTACCGGGGTCATGACCTATGTGGCTGCAAATGCTGATGATTTCAACGTTGTCGTCGAGCAGGCGGAAGATGAGATCGCTGCTCTGAATATGGTCCTCGGCGCTTCCTTTGCCGGTGCCAGGGCGATGACAACGACCTCGGGTGGCGGATTTTCCCTTATGGCCGAGGCCTTGGGACTTGCCGGAATAACAGAGACGCCTGCCGTAATATTCCTGTCCCAGCGGCCCGGGCCTGCTACGGGACTTCCTACTATGACCGAGCAGGGTGACCTTCAGTTCGTGCTGACCGCAGCACAGGGTGAGTTCCCTCGCTGTGTGCTGGCTCCGGGAACACCTGATGATTGCTTCTACCTGACAGCTGAAGCGTTCAATATTGCTGACAAATACCAGATCCCGGTCTTCGTCATGAGCGACCAGTATCTTGCAGATTCCCTTTTCACGTGTGAGAAGTTCGATCCGTCAAAGGTTACGATCAACAGGTATCTCCTATCAGACGAAGAACTGGACGAAAAAGGTGAGTATAAACGTTATGAGATCACCCCGACAGGTATATCACCGCGTGCTATTCCCGGCCAGGCAGGAGCGTTGGTGGCAGCTGACAGTGATGAACACAATGAATACGGTCACATTGACCAGACCATTGAGAACCGCATCCTGATGAACGAAAAGAGGATGAAGAAACTTGAGCTCCTGAGAGAGGAGATTAAACCACCACATCTGTACGGTCCCAAAGATGCTCAGATAACACTTGTTGGCTGGGGTTCCACCTATGGTCCTCTCATGGAGGTTGTGAACATCCTCATAAATGAAGGACATTCGGTGAACCACTTGCACTTCACCCATGTTTTCCCTCTGCCTGTAGAGTCCGTCAGTGACGTTCTTGGAAATTCAGAGAAGATCGTCTGCGTGGAGAACAACGCAACAGGACAGTTCGCAAGATTGCTGGAATGTGAGACCGGGGTAAAGATCTCCGAAAAGATCCTGAGGTCGGATGGTAAACCATACAGTCCGGAATCCATAATTCGTGAGCTGAGAGAAAAGGAGGTGATCTGA
- a CDS encoding Dam family site-specific DNA-(adenine-N6)-methyltransferase has product MSKTKPFLRWAGGKTKSVKILEKCIPSNFSPNNIYHEPFLGAGSLFFRLGFKNSILSDSNKDLIDCYKSIKERPDLISRYLHEHLKNNSESYYYAMRDKYNNSKPSFAKSALFIYLNKACFNGIYRVNKKGEFNVPYGFKEPPALPSKEEIEEIHRKLSNVKILHQDYKQIVNNTKRGDFVYFDPPYPSINGNSSFTHYTVNRFGQTDHEELAIVARELTKKGCYVLISNAYTPYIYSLYNNNNNNNNNNNFNFYELEVTRCIRADGQRHKVKEVAITNYDCNNLTNFHLKI; this is encoded by the coding sequence ATGTCAAAAACAAAACCTTTTCTACGTTGGGCAGGCGGAAAAACAAAATCCGTCAAAATTTTAGAAAAATGTATACCTTCTAATTTTTCCCCAAATAATATTTATCATGAACCATTTTTGGGTGCAGGAAGTTTATTTTTTAGACTTGGATTCAAAAATAGTATTCTCTCTGATAGCAATAAAGATTTGATCGATTGCTATAAATCCATAAAAGAAAGGCCAGATTTAATTTCAAGATATCTTCATGAACACTTGAAGAATAATTCTGAATCCTACTACTACGCTATGAGGGATAAATACAACAATTCTAAACCATCGTTTGCAAAATCTGCTTTATTCATTTATCTCAATAAAGCGTGTTTTAATGGAATTTATAGAGTTAACAAAAAAGGAGAATTTAATGTTCCTTATGGATTTAAAGAACCACCTGCATTACCTTCTAAAGAAGAAATAGAAGAAATACATCGCAAACTCTCAAATGTAAAAATTTTACATCAAGACTATAAACAAATTGTTAATAATACAAAGAGGGGAGACTTTGTTTACTTTGATCCTCCCTATCCTTCTATAAATGGAAATTCCTCATTTACTCATTATACAGTTAATAGATTTGGTCAAACTGATCATGAAGAACTTGCTATAGTTGCACGTGAACTTACAAAAAAAGGATGTTATGTATTAATATCTAATGCATACACGCCTTATATTTATTCTCTTTATAATAATAATAATAATAATAATAATAATAATAATTTTAATTTTTATGAACTAGAAGTCACAAGATGTATTAGGGCTGATGGTCAGAGGCATAAGGTAAAGGAAGTTGCTATAACAAATTATGATTGTAATAATCTCACCAATTTCCATTTGAAAATATAA
- a CDS encoding bifunctional aconitate hydratase 2/2-methylisocitrate dehydratase has product MIEAYLKHEEERNAQGIPALPLNPEQTSELCELLQNPPAGKEEFLLNLFTERISPGVDPAAKVKADFLGKILSGDASSPFIDKKEAIRILGTMIGGYNVEYLIEALKDGEVADDAACALSGITLVYEAFDEIVELAKTNEAAKKVLESWAKAEWFTSRPGIPETITVKVFKVDGEINTDDFSPASAAWSRPDIPLHALEMGNTRFPGGIEEMAEWREEGHEVAFVADVVGTGSSRKSACNSVLWHIGQDIPYVPNKRRGCVIIGTAIAPIFFNTAEDSGALPLQMDISKINKDDIITINTVKGEVTDESGNILSTFDLKPNTIADEYRAGGRIPLIIGRSLTTKAREALGLPETDIFTKPDNPVPAQGQGYSLAQKIVGRACGVDGILPGTACEPIMTTVGSQDTTGPMTADELTELACLKFQAPMFMQSFCHTAAYPKPADVKMHKSLPNFVSDRAGVALKPGDGVIHSWLNRLLVPDTVGTGGDSHTRFPIGISFPAGSGLVAFAGALGFMPLDMPESVLVRFSGKLNPGITLRDVVNAIPYYAIKQGLMTVPKKNKINIFNGRILEIEGLPDLTAEQAFELTDSAAERSAAAGCIQLSEESVSTFLRSNLALMKKMIRDGYSDADTLQKRIEAVEEWLESPSLLKADPNAEYAAVIEIDLADIKEPILACPNDPDDVKLLSEVAGTEIQDVFIGSCMTNIGHFRAAAAIWSDQKFNPDVRTWICPPTKMDQAQLKEESVFSVYSQVGARIEIAGCSLCMGNQARVPDGSTVFSTSTRNFDNRVGDGAQVYLGSAELGAVVTNLGRMPTVEEYMEAYKEKIEPKQDEIYRYLQFDEMEEYQ; this is encoded by the coding sequence ATGATCGAAGCTTATCTAAAACACGAAGAAGAGAGGAACGCTCAGGGTATTCCTGCACTTCCTCTGAATCCGGAACAGACCTCTGAACTTTGTGAATTGTTACAAAATCCTCCTGCAGGTAAGGAAGAGTTCCTGCTCAACCTGTTCACTGAAAGGATCTCTCCAGGTGTGGACCCGGCTGCAAAGGTCAAGGCAGATTTCCTTGGTAAGATACTCTCAGGAGATGCTTCTTCTCCGTTTATAGACAAGAAAGAAGCCATCAGGATCCTCGGGACCATGATCGGCGGTTACAATGTCGAATACCTTATCGAAGCCCTCAAAGATGGCGAAGTAGCAGATGATGCTGCATGTGCACTTTCAGGCATAACTCTTGTCTACGAAGCCTTTGACGAGATCGTGGAACTGGCAAAGACAAATGAAGCTGCCAAGAAGGTCCTTGAGAGCTGGGCCAAAGCAGAGTGGTTCACAAGCAGACCGGGCATCCCTGAGACCATCACTGTAAAGGTGTTCAAGGTCGACGGCGAGATCAACACTGATGATTTCTCCCCTGCAAGTGCTGCATGGAGCCGCCCGGACATACCTCTTCATGCACTGGAAATGGGCAATACCCGCTTCCCCGGTGGAATCGAGGAAATGGCAGAATGGCGTGAGGAAGGACACGAGGTTGCCTTTGTGGCTGACGTTGTGGGAACCGGTTCTTCCCGTAAGTCTGCCTGTAACAGTGTGCTCTGGCACATCGGCCAGGACATACCATACGTTCCGAACAAACGCCGTGGCTGCGTGATCATTGGTACCGCCATCGCTCCTATCTTCTTTAACACAGCTGAGGACTCAGGTGCACTGCCTCTTCAAATGGACATCAGCAAGATCAACAAAGATGACATCATCACCATCAACACCGTAAAGGGTGAGGTAACAGATGAGAGTGGCAATATCCTCTCCACTTTTGACCTCAAACCCAACACCATTGCAGACGAATACCGTGCCGGAGGTCGTATTCCTTTAATTATCGGTCGCTCTTTGACCACCAAGGCCCGTGAGGCACTTGGACTGCCTGAGACAGACATATTCACAAAGCCAGATAATCCGGTCCCGGCACAGGGACAGGGCTACTCTCTTGCACAGAAGATAGTTGGTCGTGCATGTGGTGTGGATGGAATTCTCCCAGGTACTGCCTGTGAGCCAATAATGACCACAGTGGGTTCCCAGGATACCACAGGTCCAATGACCGCTGACGAGCTTACAGAGCTTGCCTGCCTGAAGTTCCAGGCACCAATGTTCATGCAGTCATTCTGTCACACTGCAGCTTACCCCAAGCCTGCAGATGTGAAGATGCACAAATCACTTCCGAACTTCGTTTCCGATCGTGCTGGTGTAGCTTTGAAACCCGGGGATGGAGTAATCCACAGCTGGCTCAACCGCCTGCTTGTCCCGGACACAGTAGGTACCGGTGGCGACTCTCACACCAGGTTCCCTATAGGCATATCATTCCCTGCAGGCTCCGGACTGGTGGCTTTCGCAGGTGCCCTTGGTTTCATGCCTCTGGACATGCCGGAATCCGTTCTGGTACGTTTCAGTGGGAAGCTTAACCCGGGCATAACACTGCGTGATGTTGTTAACGCTATACCATACTATGCTATCAAGCAGGGCCTGATGACCGTACCAAAGAAGAACAAGATCAACATCTTCAACGGTCGTATCCTCGAGATAGAAGGACTTCCTGACCTTACAGCCGAGCAGGCTTTCGAACTTACAGATTCCGCTGCAGAGCGCTCAGCTGCAGCCGGTTGCATCCAGCTTAGTGAGGAGTCTGTATCCACTTTCCTGCGCTCCAACCTTGCACTGATGAAGAAGATGATCAGGGACGGATACAGTGATGCAGATACTCTCCAGAAGCGTATCGAAGCTGTTGAGGAGTGGCTGGAATCCCCAAGCCTGCTCAAGGCTGATCCGAATGCTGAATATGCAGCTGTCATAGAGATCGATCTTGCAGATATCAAGGAACCGATCCTCGCATGTCCGAACGATCCTGATGATGTCAAACTGCTTTCCGAGGTTGCAGGTACTGAGATCCAGGACGTTTTCATAGGCTCATGCATGACAAACATCGGACACTTCCGCGCCGCTGCAGCTATCTGGAGCGACCAGAAGTTCAATCCTGACGTCCGTACCTGGATCTGCCCACCTACAAAAATGGATCAGGCACAGCTCAAGGAAGAATCCGTTTTTTCAGTGTACAGTCAGGTTGGTGCTCGCATCGAGATCGCAGGATGCTCACTGTGCATGGGTAACCAGGCTCGTGTACCGGATGGATCCACAGTGTTCTCCACAAGCACCCGTAACTTTGACAACCGTGTGGGTGACGGAGCTCAGGTCTACCTTGGTTCAGCAGAGCTTGGAGCTGTAGTTACCAACCTTGGCAGGATGCCAACTGTTGAGGAGTACATGGAAGCTTACAAAGAGAAGATCGAGCCAAAACAGGATGAGATCTACAGGTACCTCCAGTTCGATGAGATGGAAGAATACCAGTAA
- a CDS encoding LysE family translocator — protein sequence MIELIKAMILGFTIGVSAALIPGPMMFATIGLSLEKGWRSGPFVFIGHSLVEIALILLIIGGISSLIGNDTIAYMSIVGGIIMILFGLVIFKSAKDISTMDISGAARKAKIVKNPILAGILTSALNPTYVLWWLTAGSAIILQEYLIGAVAIVAFVIGHWIADLGFLVTVSSSAAKGNEFISRRTHKKVLYLCGSLMMIFGGWFIFNYNKISMLM from the coding sequence ATGATAGAACTTATCAAAGCAATGATCCTGGGATTTACCATCGGCGTTTCTGCTGCACTGATCCCCGGACCCATGATGTTCGCCACAATTGGATTGTCGCTTGAAAAAGGCTGGCGTAGCGGTCCATTTGTCTTCATTGGGCACTCACTGGTAGAGATAGCCCTGATACTCCTGATAATCGGAGGAATATCCTCCCTAATCGGAAATGATACAATTGCCTACATGTCAATTGTTGGTGGCATTATAATGATACTGTTCGGCCTGGTGATCTTTAAAAGTGCAAAAGACATCTCCACCATGGACATATCCGGAGCGGCCAGAAAAGCTAAGATAGTAAAGAATCCGATCCTTGCAGGAATTCTGACCTCTGCACTAAACCCAACCTATGTACTCTGGTGGCTTACAGCAGGAAGTGCCATAATACTTCAGGAATACCTTATAGGAGCTGTTGCAATAGTTGCATTTGTGATCGGACACTGGATTGCTGATCTTGGTTTCCTTGTTACAGTATCCTCATCAGCAGCAAAAGGTAACGAGTTCATCTCCAGAAGAACCCACAAGAAAGTATTGTACCTATGTGGTAGTCTCATGATGATATTTGGTGGCTGGTTCATTTTCAATTACAACAAAATTTCCATGCTGATGTGA
- a CDS encoding 2-oxoacid:ferredoxin oxidoreductase subunit beta: MVSVEDYGEFETEWCPGCGNFMILKAVKRALAELGRSPDEVLITSGIGQSSKLPHYLKCNLFNGLHGRSLPPAIGAKVANHELTVLAVTGDGDCYGEGGNHFIHNVRRNPNITLIVHDNQIYGLTKGQASPTSEPGMKTKVQTHGVFNTPLNPLSLAISLDCSFVSRGFAGDVSHLTELIKKAIQHKGFSLVDVLQPCVSFNKLNTFSWYSERVYRMEEEGDGYDPGDRVQAFERSLEWGERIPLGVFYVNEKPTFEDHLDVLRSGPLVTNKADPKKVDELLERFI; encoded by the coding sequence ATGGTCAGTGTGGAAGATTACGGTGAATTTGAGACGGAATGGTGTCCCGGTTGCGGGAATTTCATGATACTAAAGGCTGTGAAGCGTGCTCTTGCAGAACTTGGAAGATCTCCTGATGAGGTATTGATCACATCAGGTATCGGACAATCAAGCAAATTGCCACATTACCTGAAATGCAATCTCTTCAATGGGCTTCATGGAAGGTCCCTGCCTCCTGCGATAGGTGCTAAGGTTGCAAACCATGAACTGACGGTTCTTGCTGTTACGGGAGACGGTGATTGCTATGGTGAAGGTGGAAATCATTTCATACACAACGTCAGGAGAAATCCAAATATAACCCTGATCGTGCATGACAACCAGATATATGGCCTTACCAAAGGGCAGGCTTCGCCTACAAGTGAGCCTGGAATGAAAACTAAGGTGCAGACACATGGAGTATTCAACACTCCGCTGAACCCACTGTCCCTTGCTATCTCTCTTGACTGCTCATTTGTAAGCAGGGGTTTTGCAGGTGATGTCTCTCACCTTACAGAGCTTATCAAAAAAGCCATACAGCACAAGGGTTTCTCTCTTGTGGACGTGCTTCAGCCATGTGTTTCCTTTAACAAGCTCAACACTTTCAGCTGGTACTCGGAAAGGGTCTACAGGATGGAAGAAGAGGGTGATGGGTATGATCCGGGTGATCGGGTGCAGGCCTTTGAAAGATCACTGGAATGGGGAGAAAGGATACCTCTTGGTGTCTTTTACGTGAATGAGAAACCTACGTTCGAAGACCATCTTGATGTGTTGAGGTCAGGGCCTTTGGTTACCAATAAAGCTGATCCAAAGAAAGTGGATGAACTTCTTGAAAGGTTCATCTGA